AAATTACAGTGATCACATTTATTACATCGTTGGCTGTAGGACCTGAAGTTTCCGAGAAaattattcacccctatcgtgaaaaacatgtgaaatttatgttcccatgaaatattcatttccctcgaagggaaaattgctatcgtgatattcccctaaacttttcattcacaatagttgattttgttcgtagcagctgtttattgtttacaaaatttcatctaaaaatttcacaacatggggaattttttcacgtgaacaaagtttatgaacgaaaaatgggaaatgggaacatacttcatgtgaaattttgattcgcgataggggtgaatattttatattttcactcCAGAATCAGATTTTCGTCCTCTAGTTACCATTAAAATTGGACTTTTAGGATTTCACCCACAAATCAATTGGCCTTTTAAGTTTTCtccaaatttattggaaaataaaagtgatcacagatttttgtatttttgcctCTAGGACCTCTAGTTTCCGAGAAAATCAACTTTTATTACGAAAtaaaggtgatcacagattttagtCTATTTGGCTCTAGAGTAGGGTGATCGGCCGGttgtatattctttatcataagtATAAGATctttgatataaaataaaacttattttcttcttatttctaggcgttttaatattttgccaaaaaaccggttaaccggttattattaaaaaatcgaaaccgaaaccggtttatattaaattgcaatttttcgaagataccgaaaaccggtttctaaaaaatgtcgaagaatcgatcaccctactCTAGAGCCTctatatttaatactttttatacccttcaccatgagtgataAGGGTataatataagtttgtcattccgtttgtaatttctacatttttcatttgagacCCCACAAAGCATATAAATTatagatcgttatagatagcggagtcgatatagccatgtccgtcagtccgtctgtatgttgaaatcaacttttcgtagtcaacaaattactttaatacacgattcatacatcaatatatccgctatacaCCCGGTCGATTACtacttaaaatcgagaaaatcggctaacaaatggctgagatataaagaaaaaatcaggataacctcgatttttgacatattattgatctatatctggattactaagtcaatatagatatctaatgatgatatttcaaagtcctttgcaacgacgccattgtaagttgaacctacaatgggttaaaatcgagaaaaatataattttaacccgaatttttttcccccaaaaaaattttttttaaaaaataaaatttgaaaaaattttgagagtttaaaaaaaaaaatattttttttaactaaaagtatACAAGATTCGTCATACTTGTTAATACGTTTTTTTAataggatttaaaaaaaaattgttgtgtgTTTCCGCCCGGGATCGAACCGGGGGCCTTCCGCGTGTTAGGCGGATGTGATAACCACTACACCACGGAAACTATATCTATCGggtgatttttaaaaagttttatataaattatgtgAGAAAGGGTATTTCAATAACACGTTCATGTTTTGCTTTCAAGTTTTTATTAGACTTTAATTCATAAAAATGGTTTACAATTCACAAAAAGTAcgattcaaattttcaaaacttgaaATGGAAAACTTGAACTTGTAACCCTTAAGTAAGCCAATTAACTACAGTTGAAATTTGAAttatcatacatacatacatctaattaataaaaacaatctttctaatcttttatacccttcaccaaattatactttataataaaaattttaaatatttaaaaaatttaaaaaaaaatttaaattttcttatttttaaatttatcagtaaaaaaatggcaaacattcttttaaaaaaattgtttttaattttaaattttaattttttttatatattatgacaaaaaaaatttttggtgaaaataaattcgggttaaataatatttttcccgattttgacccattgtaggtccgtcttactatacgtcgttgcaaaggtctttgaaatatatacatagtatatcattagatatccatattgactatattaatgacatagtaatcaagatatacatatgtatatcaaaaaataaagttgTCCTGGTTCtatcttatatctcagccatttgatggccgattttatcgattttaaatagcaaccgaaccggatcTATAGcgacatgactatatcgacttcgctatctataacgatccagaatatatataatctGTGGGGTCgcgaatgaaaaatgttgaaattataaTAACTCTCGTCCAGGACTTGTCAGATATCCAGTATGTTGTCATAATTTGTGATAAAAACAAGAAGTTATAAAGTATTATTTTTCATaactattcaaaatattttatttccgcataattttatagtttagaaaataagaaaaaaaaaattgttgtgtgTTTCCGCCCGGGATCGAACCGGGGGCCTTCCGCGTGTTAGGCGGATGTGATAACCACTACACCACGGAAACAGTTGTTAACCGTTAGTTTAAAAGCAAATCTAATTTATTTCATagtcattaaaaataaaataacaatttaaataataattttctatttataaaaacctaaatttacttcaattatttttaacactttCCACTTAATCTTTGACCTTTTAAATGGCACAATGAGCCAGAGTAAAtttcttgattttattttattctttctattttaattttgttttggtcatcaaaacaaatttatattaatgtaattagatttttggcgattgCGTTTAACCCTCTTAAAACCATTagcaaagaaaaacaacaaaaggcAACAATAAACAACAcaaatttatatagattttcacAAATGCTGAAAAGACAGAACAGACttgtatttgtatacttttGCTCTTCCTGCTGGCAGCCAGCACTCAAGCAAAAGTTTAGGAAAACACTACACCGTGGAATAACAttagaaaaacaacaataacaacaaagtgTGTtgctaacaaaaacaaaactaaaagtgCAAAAGAAGGAAGGAAGGAAGGAGCAAGAGAAAATCAGCAGAGTGGGAGGCAAAAATAAGCactaaaaaacttttgtttagcAAGTGCTTACCGAAGCAGCTTTTCtcgtttttctttctttttttttcttcatctcTACAATCAAATGCTTTTGCCATTAAaacaaggaaaaaaaattaaataaaaacaaaaaagcagCAACTAAAAAGGATAAAGATGGAAAAAAGGATACTTGAGCTAATGTTATTCttgattttttccaatttcttttaTACATCTCCACACTTGCAGTTGAAATGTTAGTAAAATTCTTCGAATTAATTAAGGTCAAAGTCAAAAGTAAAAATAGCAACACTCGCATATAATGCACATCTCGTTTTGagtgtaaaatttaaagtttatttagaCGAAGGTAACGAGAAAAGATAATGAAATCGCTGTAgggattttaaagttttttttttcattttcgaggtcccattttatatttaaaataataaaacttttttcatcatttttaattgttaaCATTTTGTTGACATATTGCTgaagaattttaaacaattaataaaaaatatttaaacgttaaattcatacaaaaaataattatttggaatttaaaacaagaacaatttaaattttgttttcattacttttgtcttcccttttttatttatttgagcaTATTTCGCATATTTATgctatttttcaattaaaatcaaattgtttttctGTCTGCATACAtcgttttttactttttttaatgtttatttaggACTTGgagtattattattttctgttgGGTGCAAAATACACATTTGAATGTTGCTTTTTGAAAACaacattcaaaaaaaaaattatattagtaACTAACTTGGCTGGGTGGGTGGTTAGATTTAGTACATGGCAGCGATTGGTTGGTATTTGTGTTAAGTgggatttaatttttatgtgggAGAGATACAAGTTTTTCTTCATATGcttaaaaggttttttaaaattgttgttgcttctcaaaaaataaataaaatatgcattcATTTGCAGATGTTTTAAAGAAtcactagaacagaactagaacagaactagaacagaactagaacagaacagaaaagaactagaacagaactagaacagaactagaacagaactagaacagaactagaacagaactagaacagaactagaacagaactagaacagaactagaacagaactagaacagaactagaacagaactagaacagaactagaacagaactagaacagaactagaacagaactagaacagaactagaacagaactagaacagaactagaacagaactagaacagaactagaacagaactagaacagaactagaacagaactagaacagaactagaacagaactagaacagaactagaacagaactagaacagaactagaacagaactagaacagaactagaacagaactagaacagaactagaacagaactagaacagaactagaacagaactagaacagaactagaacagaactagaacagaactagaacagaactagaacagaactagaacagaacaagaacagaactagaacagaactagaacagaactagaacagaactagaacagaactagaacagaactagaacagaactagaacagaactagaacagaactagaacagaactagaacagaactagaacagaactagaacagaactagaacagaactagaacagaactagaacagaactagaacagaactagaacagaactagaacagaactagaacagaactagaacagaactagaacagaactagaacagaactagaacagaactagaacagaactagaacagaactagaacagaactagaacagaactagaacagaactagaacagaactagaacagaactagaacagaactagaacagaactagaacagaacttcaaaagcaccggcccataaatgcgagttttatttcattttaaatcggATATAAGGAATAGAGTAGAGAACGCAGCCTTGCGTTCTGAACTCGTTTTATCTCTGAGAAAGTCGAGAGATTTCTTAATCGATAAGTCTTTTCTATTTAATTATGAATCAAttcctttaaaatgttattcattTATTACTGTTTTGTTGTTTAGTAATGTAAATGTTTAGGGTATGTCTgtcggtatttaaaaaaaatttaaaactaccgCCAAAAAAACACTTGAAAAAACATAACACAATGTCTTCTCTACCGACAAAAAAAACTCCAAGTGATATGAtgataaaagttttatatttagcaCCACATAAATCTTTTATGGTTTAAcgaataaatttttgatttataataCCGTTAAACAAGATGGTTGCCACAACTTGAAACTTTTGCATTTTCGCTTAcgtcttttttttgttggtttgttttgtttatattttttgaaaacatttcaatttatttaaataattgcaaGAAGTATTTGTGTATGATTAATACTCGTACGATGGATTAAATGGCTTAATTTAGTATTGAGAGAAATacagaaactaaaaaagatATTGCCTTTAATttgtaattgcaaaatttttgttgaatcaacattttatcgaaattaattgtaagaaattccAGTTaattgtctgtctgtctctgtgTTGgcgttttatttaattatttttattatttatgtccTGTCTAAAATTTGAAATGGGTCAATAATATTAAGGGATAATTGGTAAATGCTGTCTGTCGTCTAGTTACAATAATATTTTCGCTGACAAAGTTATTAATTTCTGGTATATTTGACGCCAAAagattttaaaagcaaaatagcAATAAACCAAAGGGTAAaacttattaattaaattaatagaagaaaaaacacttaaaaaagaattaataatcaatattaataaatctgagaaattaaaaagtaaatCTGGAGATGCGGGGCATCGATCCCCGTACCTCTCACATGCTAAGCGAGCGCTCTACCATCTGAGCTACATCCCCTGTTGTTGAAACTAAACAAATAGTGATATTTCTAGTTAATGtgtttataatatatttctAATACATTTATGTAATTCACAATATTGACAATCACTGTTATGACCTTAATATGTTTGTGTATGatttaatttctaattaaaattccataggcattgtgtaaattttaggtcacatttcaatttctttgtAAAAGAATgcgtaagttttattttttagtttttagggtaattcaaaaattagttttctgaCTGTAAAATGTTTGCATGTATTGACATAACGGTATTCACAGTTTCCGTGGTGTAGTGGTTATCACATCCGCCTAACACGCGGAAGGCCCCCGGTTCGATCCCGGGCGGAAAcacacaataatttttttgttgatatttttattcaaaattatgtttttttaatggatttaaaacactaacccccattttctcaatatctgattatcgtttttcgtaacgataaacctccaattaacatttgtttgtatgagaactgtcagtttatcgtcactataaaaaataatcagagattgagaaaatgggggtaattATGCTAAACTTATAGGTTTTTcataattcccaaaaatattttaaaaaaaaatctaaaatcccagAAAACTACAGCAccttaaattgtaataaatatcaTCTGcatatttaacttactattattgaGAATTAGAATGTTGTTACTGCAGTTATTAAAGATTATCAAAATAAGGAATtcccaaattttgttttaaaatcccagaaaatttttactaaaattgtaatgaaatggaagaatttatttttaatttctatgttattttgttaacatttaccaaaaatttataaaataacaacttttttaaattcccaaaaaaaattttaaaatttccaaaatccccaaaaaaaatatggatttaagaacacaaaatcagtttttttcaaggtttataatttaaaaataataaacgatACAAATAAAATAGATGTAGCGTGTTTCAACGTTGAAGTGTACATTGACTTGGGAATGCACGTTGTcaataattcccaaaaatatatgtttgtgacaaccatttatatgataaatgacttaccatattatgttgctctcggcttatgggtatcataatctgagaacaacatattatgatcaaattattcatcatataaatggttgtcacaaacatatatttgtttactgtaaccatatatatggttgatacaatcatgtgaatcgtaaattaaccatattatggttaccacaatcatgtaaatggttactgtgactataatattgttaaaaatcttgtaacaatattgaaatggttacagtaatcatgcccaattatattttttctctgcgtgtagggttgattctaataaaaattattcgattaatcgaaaaaaaatatatattttcttttcgaattaataacatttttcaatataataattgtcaattaattaaattaaaaagtctatataaacaaaaatttggacaAAACTTCTCAGGGAAGCAAAACCAATAGCTTATAATTTAATTCCAAGTTGGTTACATTCAGAGCTGTAAattaatcaataatttttgaattaatttgcgAATTATTCATCCACTGAAttagcaaatttttaattaattcttttcatacaaaaaaattaattaaatgaaatttgagtcaattaaAATGAAGAGAATTGCAactcaaatgaatttgtcaaagtgaattgcaattcatttccaattcatttgaattgatttttaattaattcaaataaattagaaaaaataattagcAATTCCCATGATATATTGGAATTGCCAGGTATCGGCCGAATAGGAATTGAATTATTAGGTATCTGGAAAATCCTATCTAAAtgagaatattttgtttatttgctaaaagaaacttaaaagaaacttcttgaattttattgcttgatttcattcatttgaattgcaattcattgttctAATTCCAATTCAAACggattggaaatgaattgcaattagagtttttcactggaatttcgcaaaattttcaataacgaAATCCtgcaaattattttctttagttttatgtgatgttttttaacttgactttttctataagatgcttaaagctccaaaacaaatgcagaatattcatacaacaaaaaagaccaataacaaattcattattcaaaatattcctaaaactgaattttcacggctgtcacagaattctattccggtcgaaaatggaattattttagtatttataaaACCCCATGTCACACAATTCCATTCcaatcgaaagtggaattatttccgtattttgcttctttagaaaaattaaaacgaaaaattctaattgcaattcactttaacaaattcatttgaattggaaacgaattgcaactcctttttcaaattcatttgaattggaactgaattgaaattcaagtctgcctaattcgtttgaattgattccaATTGAATTCAATTACTTTTTattgtgaaaagaattaattcaaaatttagctaattcgtaacgaattaaaatccgaaaagaatgattcatttacagctctgtttacattttattaagacACCAATATGAAAACCTTCTGACTACTAAAGACCTAGGAAACAGCAGAACGATTACATTGACACTGCTTGCAATCGCTTATTAGGCGGGGTCTTGATAGCCTGCTTTGACTAGATAGGTTGGATATGAGGAGAAATCTCTTGGTCTATTGAGCATATTGATAATGCTGGAGACAAAGAGTTTTATAGTTCGCATGTCGGGCTATCTGAAGTTCAATTTTATGTTCAGAGCATTTAACCAATGGACTCTTGTATTTGGAGGTGTGATGTTTAAATCTAATTgggtattaaaacaaaattacaatataTTTGAAAGCCTGCAGATAGACGCAGATCCAGCTAAAGTAATGCAATAATAATCTTATGTTtctcatataattttttatgattttaaccACCCCCTTTTTTGCTACTGTAACCTTGACGATACAACTACttgtttaataaacaattaCAATAAATACTTCCCAGGAAAAGTTATACATTCGTTTTGAATACTTCCTAGTCATTAATAAAGCAATATAAACCATTTTAAATACTGATATAAGTAGATTGTTAAAGCATGGACTTTACCTATGTAGAATTTCCCTCGACGGTAAATTTCAACACCTTCAAAGCCTATTTTGAGCTCAACAAATGTAAACTACCCATCATTCATGGCAAAGCTTTAAATCATCCAGAAGGcatagaaattaaaacaaatcaaataaaaacccTAAGACATTTAGTATTGGATGCACTGCTAGAGAATTGGAGTGGTAAATACAAAAGCTACATATTTTAAACTCATACAATAAACTCAACACTTTCGCTTTTGTGCCACAGACAATCCCATCTTTAAAGAAATAGAACGTCAAGAGGACCGTAACTATATTTTAGCAAACTTGAATGTAAATCTTCCTCTAAAGATTTTAAGCTCATACATACAAGATGATTTCTTTTGGCGTAAAAGCTATCAACACCGTTGGAAGACTCTCTATTACATGCTATACACATATCAAAGCCAACCACCCAAACCAACGATGACGATGACAACATCCACCAAAACTTCCCCAACCCCAGAGCCGCTACAACAATTCTGCGTGAGgcaagaaaaaagaaaaacaaaaccttGGATTAACATTTACATGGAACGACATCTGCAAGAGTTTATTGAAAATGTAACAACAACTGACTACGAACAGGAGAGTGTTCAGGCGACATTGGACATTTGTGCAACGTATATAAATCAATTGGAGATAAACTACCTACAGCCCAGCATGGAAGGGCACAATGGTAAGAAATAAAGGTCTGCTGGCAAAAGATGTTCTGTCACTTCTTTctgtctttatttttttttttgtataaaatagtaaatataaaaCGTATGTTTCTTATTGTTTTGTTTCAGATCACATTCCACTTGATTTCATTTTGAGAAATCTACCGGAATTGCATACATTACGTTTGACATATTGTACCAAGACTATAGGCACGCACTTCTATCTGGGCTGTAATATGTTATCGCGTCGTGATGCTTCACTGCTTGCCCGAGGACTACAGCAGTCTCATGAATTGGTAAATTTTTGGTAAGAACAAGTGTTATTTCTTTTCTTTCCACATGTTGATAAATGTTGTGTTcttctttttgttttcttttagtttACACAATTGTAAATTGGAACCCTATCAGTTGGGATTATTTGCTTATAGTTT
The nucleotide sequence above comes from Calliphora vicina chromosome 1, idCalVici1.1, whole genome shotgun sequence. Encoded proteins:
- the LOC135949065 gene encoding uncharacterized protein LOC135949065; the encoded protein is MDFTYVEFPSTVNFNTFKAYFELNKCKLPIIHGKALNHPEGIEIKTNQIKTLRHLVLDALLENWSDNPIFKEIERQEDRNYILANLNVNLPLKILSSYIQDDFFWRKSYQHRWKTLYYMLYTYQSQPPKPTMTMTTSTKTSPTPEPLQQFCVRQEKRKTKPWINIYMERHLQEFIENVTTTDYEQESVQATLDICATYINQLEINYLQPSMEGHNDHIPLDFILRNLPELHTLRLTYCTKTIGTHFYLGCNMLSRRDASLLARGLQQSHELVNFCLHNCKLEPYQLGLFAYSLDKGCHYLASLSLEHCSLGDEGIRQFLSSCNKESFGTLKYLDLTNNKITSEGAYFLSKVLKSLTLEKLILRLNPIGSEGAASIFTVLDYLPITQLDLAGCSLDATITKLFMQLIVQNKTLWSIDVSNNYLGQEFGKHLFKVIGFNKTLKSMNLSNTGLTLDICKQFQEILKRSHLKKR